From the Paramormyrops kingsleyae isolate MSU_618 chromosome 7, PKINGS_0.4, whole genome shotgun sequence genome, one window contains:
- the LOC111857319 gene encoding sialoadhesin-like: protein MGLQYALNFWILAVVFLPGVLGSGYGVEYSINPLCAIRGSTVVIPCSYKYPDSLRVETVMWCQDDEYCDKMLYVSHSSNTNISAEYRDQAEYLGNKEKNCTLQIKNITHKYAGVYTFRFTTNVETGKWSGKPGTTLRVDDGAWTVHYSERNLCAVRGSTVLIQCEYGYPEPHKVNSRMWSHNDVDCTGNPYVYHSNTRNINAEYTGRAEFLGNNVRNCTLQIKNIRETDAGEYRFRFTTNGCEKCGGPGVTLQVDELKVVMTSSTVNGTIREGDTVNLTCGTNSCSLSQSEFSWFKDNQTLPETQSTLHFSPISYHHTGKYSCALNERKVAVSNEVNIIVESNFNKIIIFTVVGILLIVLIGAVVIFIFMKRINSLSVDKTKEGTNKDSSKEKSGTSNRYSEESCELPDYGNVNIQERVYGNVNFELTEYENVNIKEMAE from the exons ATGGGACTTCAGTACGCTCTGAATTTCTGGATACTAGCTGTTGTCTTTTTACCAG GGGTCCTGGGTAGCGGATATGGTGTAGAGTATTCAATAAATCCACTCTGTGCCATCAGAGGATCCACTGTGGTCATTCCCTGTTCATATAAATATCCAGATTCATTAAGAGTAGAGACAGTCATGTGGTGTCAGGATGATGAGTACTGTGATAAAATGCTATACGTCTCTCACAGCAGTAATACAAACATTAGTGCTGAATACAGAGACCAGGCAGAATATTTAGGGAACAAAGAGAAGAACTGCACATTACAGATAAAGAACATTACACACAAATATGCTGGTGTGTATACATTTAGGTTCACGACCAATGTAGAAACGGGAAAATGGAGTGGAAAACCTGGGACAACTCTTAGAGTTGATG ATGGTGCATGGACTGTGCATTACTCAGAGAGAAACCTGTGTGCAGTGAGAGGATCGACTGTGCTCATTCAGTGTGAATATGGATATCCAGAGCCACACAAAGTGAACTCCAGGATGTGGAGTCATAATGATGTGGACTGTACTGGAAACCCATATGTCTATCACAGTAATACTAGAAACATTAATGCTGAGTACACAGGCAGAGCAGAATTCTTGGGGAACAATGTGAGGAACTGTACACTGCAGATAAAGAACATTAGAGAGACGGATGCTGGAGAGTATAGATTCAGATTTACAACAAATGGGTGTGAGAAGTGTGGTGGACCTGGAGTGACTCTTCAAGTTGatg AACTAAAGGTGGTGATGACCTCATCCACAGTAAATGGAACAATAAGGGAAGGAGACACTGTGAACCTGACATGTGGCACAAACAGCTgctctctcagccaatcagaattcagCTGGTTTAAGGACAACCAGACGCTCCCAGAAACACAGTCCACACTTCACTTCAGTCCCATATCCTATCATCACACAGGAAAATATTCATGTGCTTTAAATGAGAGAAAGGTAGCTGTATCTAACGAAGTGAATATTATTGTTGAAA gtaattttaataaaattattatattcaCTGTTGTGGGAATATTATTGATTGTGTTAATTGGAGCTGTTGTGATTTTTATCTTCATGAAAAG GATAAATTCACTCAGTGTGGACAAAACCAAAGAAGGAACCAACAAA GACTCTTCTAAGGAGAAGAGTGGAACCAGCAACAGATATTCTGAGGAATCCTGTGAGCTCCCAGACTATGGAAATGTAAATATTCAAGAACGAGTTTATGGAAATGTAAATTTTGAATTAACCGAgtatgaaaatgtaaatatcaaAGAAATGGCAGAATAA